A window of Agrobacterium tumefaciens contains these coding sequences:
- the gpmI gene encoding 2,3-bisphosphoglycerate-independent phosphoglycerate mutase, with protein sequence MRTPKPVVLTILDGWGLSEVTSGNAPFLANTPTMDRLFATCPNATLTTFGPKVGLPTGQMGNSEVGHTNIGAGRIVAMDLGQIDLAIEDGSFFRNAAMIDFAARVKAAGGVAHLMCVVSDGGVHGHILHGQAAVKLMVSHGLNVVVHAITDGRDVAPQSAEDFVAALVASLPQGASIGTVIGRYYAMDRDNRWERVEKAYDAMVLGKGEHARDAVSAVSQSYANGITDEFILPTVIDGYKGFKAGDGLFCLNFRADRAREILLAIGADEFDGFPREKPVLSALLGMVEYSTRHSAFMTTAYPKRDIVNTLGAWVAKQGLTQFRLAETEKYPHVTFFLNGGKEEPEIGEDRFMPKSPKVATYDLQPEMSAAEVTEKFVEAIGKGYDLIVTNYANPDMVGHTGDLQAAIKACEAVDRGLGEVVAALEKVGGAMLVIADHGNCETMIDPVTGGPHTAHTTNPVPVILFGGPDGARVHDGILADVAPTLLQLMNQPLPPEMTGKSLIDL encoded by the coding sequence ATGCGCACTCCCAAACCCGTTGTTCTGACCATTCTCGACGGCTGGGGGCTGAGCGAGGTAACGTCCGGCAATGCGCCCTTTCTGGCAAACACGCCAACCATGGACCGGCTTTTCGCCACTTGCCCGAATGCGACGCTGACAACCTTCGGTCCGAAGGTCGGCCTGCCGACGGGGCAGATGGGCAATTCGGAAGTGGGTCATACCAATATCGGCGCTGGCCGTATCGTCGCCATGGATCTCGGTCAGATCGATCTCGCGATTGAGGATGGCAGCTTTTTCCGCAACGCGGCGATGATCGATTTCGCCGCCAGGGTCAAGGCTGCTGGCGGTGTGGCGCATCTGATGTGCGTGGTTTCCGATGGCGGTGTCCATGGTCATATCCTGCACGGCCAGGCGGCGGTGAAGCTGATGGTCAGTCACGGTCTGAACGTCGTGGTGCATGCCATCACAGATGGTCGCGATGTCGCACCGCAGTCGGCAGAAGATTTCGTCGCAGCGCTCGTCGCAAGCCTGCCGCAGGGGGCAAGCATCGGCACGGTGATCGGCCGTTATTATGCGATGGATCGCGACAATCGCTGGGAGCGTGTCGAGAAAGCCTATGACGCCATGGTTCTTGGCAAGGGCGAACACGCGCGGGATGCCGTAAGCGCCGTCTCGCAGAGCTATGCGAATGGCATTACCGACGAATTTATCCTGCCGACGGTGATTGATGGCTATAAGGGCTTCAAGGCAGGCGATGGTCTGTTCTGCCTCAATTTCCGTGCCGACCGGGCGCGTGAAATCCTGCTTGCGATCGGTGCCGATGAATTCGACGGTTTTCCGCGCGAAAAGCCCGTCCTTTCTGCGCTGCTTGGCATGGTGGAATATTCCACGCGTCATAGCGCGTTCATGACCACGGCTTATCCGAAGCGGGACATCGTCAATACGTTGGGTGCATGGGTGGCAAAGCAGGGCCTCACGCAGTTTCGCCTCGCCGAAACGGAGAAGTATCCGCATGTCACCTTCTTCCTGAACGGCGGTAAGGAGGAGCCGGAAATCGGTGAAGACCGCTTCATGCCGAAGTCACCCAAGGTTGCGACCTACGATCTTCAGCCAGAAATGAGTGCGGCTGAGGTAACCGAGAAATTTGTCGAGGCAATCGGCAAGGGTTATGACCTGATCGTCACCAATTATGCCAACCCTGACATGGTCGGCCACACAGGTGATCTTCAGGCCGCGATCAAGGCGTGTGAAGCCGTGGACCGCGGTCTTGGCGAAGTCGTTGCCGCGCTTGAAAAAGTGGGTGGCGCGATGCTGGTCATTGCCGATCACGGCAATTGCGAAACCATGATCGATCCGGTCACGGGCGGCCCGCACACGGCCCACACCACCAATCCTGTGCCGGTGATCCTTTTTGGAGGTCCCGATGGGGCAAGGGTGCACGACGGTATTCTCGCTGATGTCGCGCCCACCCTGCTGCAACTCATGAACCAGCCTCTGCCGCCGGAAATGACAGGCAAGAGCTTGATCGATCTTTGA
- a CDS encoding YeeE/YedE family protein translates to MRNPALERVALALAAGALFGFGLSLSGMIDPARVSGFLDVASGHWDPSLMFVLAGAVMVAVPGVLISRHLAKPILAEDFGVPVKSRIDRPLLIGSAMFGIGWGLAGFCPGPALSAFGLGLTPVAFFVTAMIAGMLVHDRLYATRS, encoded by the coding sequence ATGAGAAATCCCGCCTTGGAGCGTGTTGCCCTTGCATTGGCCGCGGGAGCGCTGTTCGGATTCGGCCTTTCGCTGTCGGGCATGATCGATCCAGCCCGCGTTTCGGGTTTTCTCGATGTAGCAAGCGGCCACTGGGACCCGAGCCTGATGTTCGTTCTCGCGGGCGCTGTGATGGTGGCCGTGCCGGGTGTGCTGATCAGCAGGCACCTTGCCAAGCCTATCCTCGCTGAGGATTTCGGCGTGCCTGTAAAGAGCCGCATCGACCGACCGCTGCTGATAGGTTCGGCCATGTTCGGCATCGGTTGGGGGCTTGCCGGTTTTTGCCCCGGCCCGGCCTTGTCGGCTTTTGGCCTTGGGCTTACGCCGGTCGCGTTTTTCGTCACTGCCATGATTGCCGGCATGCTGGTCCACGACCGGCTCTACGCAACCCGCTCATAG
- a CDS encoding YeeE/YedE family protein produces the protein MSPYWHPLFGGMLLGLACVLLFLFNGRIAGISGMIGKTLSRERRLADLSFLAGLLAGPYIYAASFDRLPAITVLAPLPLVIIAGLLVGFGTRMGSGCTSGHGIMGLARFSRRSIAATATFLIAGMFAATMVGALS, from the coding sequence ATGAGCCCTTACTGGCATCCTCTTTTCGGCGGCATGCTGCTCGGTCTTGCCTGCGTTCTGCTTTTTCTCTTTAACGGTCGTATCGCCGGGATCAGCGGTATGATCGGAAAGACGCTGAGCAGGGAGCGGCGCCTCGCGGACCTCAGCTTTCTCGCCGGCTTGCTGGCCGGACCATATATCTATGCGGCCTCCTTCGATCGGCTGCCCGCTATCACCGTCCTAGCACCCTTGCCGCTTGTTATCATCGCCGGACTTCTGGTGGGTTTTGGCACACGAATGGGCTCCGGCTGCACATCGGGCCACGGCATCATGGGGCTGGCGCGGTTTTCCCGACGCTCTATCGCGGCAACGGCGACTTTCCTGATTGCGGGGATGTTTGCGGCGACAATGGTGGGGGCGCTGTCATGA
- the bigR gene encoding sulfite-sensing transcriptional repressor BigR: MVEKATANKPHHSGEISLPAMEERAGEVALLLKTLAHPARLLLACTLAQGEFSVGELESKLDIRQPTLSQQLGVLREAGVVETRRDAKQIFYRLTQEKAAQLIEALYAIFCAPGEETQ, translated from the coding sequence ATGGTAGAGAAAGCCACAGCCAACAAGCCGCACCATAGTGGTGAAATTTCCCTCCCCGCGATGGAGGAAAGGGCCGGCGAAGTCGCATTGCTCCTGAAAACGCTCGCTCATCCTGCCCGGCTGTTGCTCGCCTGCACGCTGGCGCAAGGGGAGTTTTCGGTCGGTGAGCTGGAGTCCAAACTGGACATCCGCCAACCGACACTCTCCCAGCAGTTAGGCGTCCTTCGCGAAGCTGGGGTGGTCGAGACGCGACGCGACGCCAAGCAGATATTCTACAGACTGACGCAGGAGAAAGCGGCCCAATTGATCGAGGCCTTGTACGCCATCTTCTGCGCGCCGGGCGAGGAAACCCAATGA
- the blh gene encoding bifunctional sulfur transferase/dioxygenase Blh, with protein sequence MKAVKINERLTVADQPMIAEFQSLSAQGFKTIINARPDGEEPAQSGNAQERTAAQAAGMDYGFIPVTGPTITEADIRAFQKKMAEAEGPVFAHCKGGTRALTLHVLGEALDGRIERDAIEAFGNAHGFDLSGAIRWLDRRAAAAPHVKAFFDPRTSSVQYVVSDPKTRRCAIIDPVLDFDEKSGATGTMNADAILAYVASENLTVEWILDTHPHADHFSAAYYLKGKTGAPTAIGAKVKHVQKLWQEKYNWPDFKTDGSQWDHLFEAGESFRIGSLEARVLFSPGHTLASVSYVVGNAAFVHDTLFMPDSGTARADFPGGSARQLWASIQDILSLPDEARLFTGHDYQPGGRSPKWESTVGEQKRSNPHIAGMTEEGFVRLREARDKTLPMPKLILHALQVNICGGRLPEPEANGVRYLKLPLDVLGGSAW encoded by the coding sequence ATGAAAGCCGTGAAGATCAATGAACGCCTGACCGTGGCGGACCAGCCAATGATCGCCGAATTCCAATCGCTCTCCGCACAGGGCTTTAAGACCATCATCAATGCCCGACCGGATGGAGAAGAGCCTGCCCAATCAGGTAACGCGCAGGAAAGAACGGCCGCTCAGGCCGCCGGCATGGATTATGGCTTCATCCCAGTCACGGGTCCGACCATCACCGAAGCAGATATCCGCGCCTTTCAAAAGAAAATGGCGGAAGCGGAAGGTCCGGTTTTTGCCCACTGCAAGGGCGGCACGCGTGCGCTCACACTCCATGTGCTCGGAGAAGCACTCGACGGGCGCATCGAGCGAGACGCCATTGAAGCCTTTGGCAATGCGCATGGCTTTGACCTGTCGGGAGCGATCCGCTGGCTTGATCGCCGCGCGGCAGCGGCACCGCATGTCAAAGCCTTTTTCGATCCGCGCACGTCGAGCGTTCAATATGTCGTTTCCGACCCCAAGACGAGGCGATGTGCGATTATCGATCCAGTCTTAGACTTCGATGAGAAGTCCGGCGCGACAGGAACCATGAATGCCGACGCCATTCTGGCCTATGTCGCAAGCGAGAACCTCACCGTGGAATGGATTCTCGATACCCATCCGCATGCCGATCATTTTTCTGCCGCTTATTATCTGAAGGGAAAGACCGGCGCGCCGACGGCGATAGGCGCAAAGGTCAAACATGTGCAGAAGCTCTGGCAGGAGAAATATAACTGGCCGGACTTCAAAACCGACGGGTCACAATGGGACCACCTGTTTGAAGCTGGCGAGAGCTTCCGTATCGGCTCTCTTGAGGCGCGCGTCCTCTTCTCCCCCGGCCATACGCTTGCCTCCGTCAGCTATGTGGTGGGCAATGCAGCTTTCGTGCACGATACGCTCTTCATGCCCGATTCAGGCACCGCGCGTGCGGATTTTCCGGGCGGTAGCGCAAGACAGCTCTGGGCCTCTATTCAGGATATTCTCTCGCTTCCAGATGAGGCGCGTCTTTTCACCGGCCATGACTATCAACCCGGCGGCCGCTCTCCAAAATGGGAAAGCACGGTTGGCGAACAAAAGCGCAGCAATCCGCATATTGCCGGCATGACGGAAGAGGGCTTTGTCCGCCTAAGGGAAGCGCGGGACAAGACTTTACCGATGCCGAAACTTATTCTTCATGCCCTCCAGGTGAATATTTGCGGCGGCCGCCTGCCCGAGCCGGAGGCGAACGGCGTCCGCTATCTGAAGCTCCCGCTCGACGTGCTTGGGGGTAGCGCATGGTAG
- a CDS encoding SDR family NAD(P)-dependent oxidoreductase: MSQNTFLITGASDGIGAVYAERLAKRGHDLVLVARRAEKLKALAAQLEKDHHIVVEVLSADLSRAEDLERVERRLREDHDITGLVNNAGIAGDGAITALDPAYVTTMINLNILAVTRLAAAIAPRLADSGNGTIINITSVTALMPAAFTAVYPATKAFVLAFTEAMQAQLSPSGVRVQAVLPGITRTAIWEEERLDAIPASMVMDVYEMVDAALAGLDLGETLTIPSLPDTTDLDNFLAARAALRPNLSHARAASRYHAIKSE; this comes from the coding sequence ATGTCGCAGAATACATTTCTCATTACCGGCGCATCCGATGGCATCGGCGCCGTCTATGCCGAACGTCTGGCAAAACGTGGCCACGATCTCGTTCTCGTGGCGCGGCGCGCCGAAAAACTGAAAGCATTGGCCGCGCAGCTGGAAAAGGATCACCACATTGTTGTCGAGGTTCTTTCCGCCGATCTGTCACGCGCAGAGGACCTAGAAAGGGTCGAAAGACGGCTGCGCGAAGATCATGACATCACCGGCCTCGTCAACAATGCCGGCATAGCCGGGGACGGAGCGATTACGGCGCTGGACCCCGCCTATGTAACGACGATGATCAACCTCAACATTCTCGCCGTGACCCGCCTTGCGGCCGCCATCGCCCCCCGCCTTGCCGACAGCGGAAACGGCACGATCATCAACATCACCTCCGTCACGGCGCTGATGCCCGCGGCATTCACCGCAGTCTATCCTGCCACGAAAGCCTTCGTGCTGGCCTTCACCGAGGCGATGCAGGCGCAGCTCTCACCTTCGGGCGTGCGGGTGCAGGCGGTCCTGCCCGGCATCACCCGCACCGCGATCTGGGAAGAGGAACGGCTCGACGCCATTCCGGCCTCCATGGTCATGGATGTTTACGAGATGGTGGATGCCGCCCTTGCCGGTCTCGATCTCGGCGAAACGCTGACTATTCCATCGCTGCCGGATACGACCGATCTCGACAATTTCCTCGCTGCGCGTGCAGCGCTGCGGCCCAACCTGTCACATGCACGTGCCGCCAGCCGGTATCACGCCATAAAATCCGAATAG
- a CDS encoding alpha/beta fold hydrolase, with translation MTTITTRDGTHIFYKDWGTRHGQPIIFSHGWPLSADTWDAQMVFFANNGFRTIAHDRRSHGRSDQVWHNNTMDQYADDLSELIEQLDLHDIILVGHSTGGGEVTRYVGRHGTARVAKIALIGAVPPLMLKTESNPIGLPIDVFDGIRKGTYDNRSQFFKDLTIPFYGYNREGAVISEGIREEFWRQGMMGGLKGQLDSIRAFSESDFNQDLKAFDKPTLVLHGDDDQIVPVGASALSTVKIVKHAVLKIYEGADHGLTQTHQDRFNADLLAFIQD, from the coding sequence ATGACAACGATAACCACCAGAGACGGAACACATATTTTCTATAAAGACTGGGGCACCAGGCACGGCCAGCCCATCATCTTCTCCCATGGCTGGCCGCTCAGCGCCGACACCTGGGATGCGCAGATGGTGTTTTTCGCCAACAACGGGTTCCGCACCATCGCCCACGACCGCCGCAGCCACGGGCGTTCCGACCAAGTCTGGCACAACAATACCATGGATCAATATGCCGATGACCTGTCCGAGCTGATCGAACAGCTTGACCTTCACGACATCATTCTCGTCGGTCATTCCACGGGCGGTGGCGAAGTTACCCGCTATGTGGGCCGGCACGGTACGGCTCGCGTCGCAAAGATCGCCCTCATCGGCGCCGTACCACCACTAATGCTGAAGACGGAGAGCAATCCCATCGGCCTGCCGATCGATGTTTTCGACGGTATTCGCAAGGGCACCTACGATAATCGCAGCCAGTTCTTCAAAGACCTGACAATCCCCTTCTACGGCTACAACCGGGAGGGTGCCGTGATTTCGGAAGGCATTCGCGAGGAATTCTGGCGTCAGGGCATGATGGGCGGGCTGAAGGGTCAACTCGACAGCATCCGCGCCTTTTCGGAAAGCGATTTTAATCAGGACCTGAAGGCCTTCGACAAACCCACGCTGGTTCTGCACGGCGATGACGACCAGATCGTACCGGTCGGTGCTTCCGCCCTTTCGACCGTCAAGATCGTCAAACATGCGGTTCTCAAAATTTATGAGGGCGCCGATCATGGCCTCACCCAGACCCACCAGGATCGGTTCAACGCCGATCTGCTTGCCTTCATCCAGGACTGA
- a CDS encoding GlxA family transcriptional regulator: MAGISGSALEVGLVLYRDCQVAMVHGITDLFAIASVFSQDRGGPRLRVSHWSMDDDGEFSRCHDTNPGQAGHPDILVVPGRLTGPAEIDEAEPYARWLLDRHAQGATLAASCGGSFLLAATGLLSGRPATTHWFFAELFRERFPDIRLDIDKVVIEDGDIITAGGLMAWTDLGLRIVDRLLGPSVMIETGKFLLIDPAGREQRHYSSFAPRLTHGDEPILKVQHWLQARAGRATSVSDMATHAGLEERTFLRRFKAATGMKPIEYVQHLRVGKARELLEFTRRSVDQIAWSVGYEDAAAFRRVFNRVLGLSPGEYRNRFSSSSAMAAA, translated from the coding sequence ATGGCGGGAATCTCGGGAAGCGCGCTGGAGGTGGGGCTTGTCCTCTATCGGGACTGTCAGGTCGCCATGGTTCACGGCATCACCGATCTTTTTGCGATCGCATCGGTTTTTTCGCAGGATCGCGGCGGGCCGAGATTGCGGGTCAGCCACTGGAGCATGGATGACGACGGCGAGTTTTCACGCTGTCATGACACCAATCCGGGACAAGCGGGGCACCCCGATATCTTAGTGGTTCCCGGCAGGTTGACCGGCCCTGCTGAGATTGACGAAGCCGAGCCTTACGCCCGCTGGTTGCTTGATCGCCACGCCCAGGGTGCCACGCTGGCGGCCAGTTGCGGCGGTTCGTTTCTTCTCGCTGCGACCGGGCTGCTGTCAGGCCGCCCCGCCACGACGCACTGGTTTTTTGCGGAGCTGTTTCGGGAGCGCTTTCCCGATATTCGTCTCGACATAGACAAGGTCGTCATCGAGGACGGTGATATTATCACGGCCGGCGGGCTGATGGCATGGACCGATCTGGGCCTGCGCATCGTCGACCGGCTGCTGGGCCCCTCGGTGATGATCGAGACGGGCAAGTTCCTGCTGATCGATCCTGCCGGGCGGGAACAGCGCCATTATAGCAGCTTCGCCCCGAGATTGACGCATGGCGACGAGCCGATCCTGAAGGTCCAGCACTGGTTGCAGGCCCGTGCCGGGCGCGCGACAAGCGTTAGCGACATGGCGACCCATGCCGGGCTGGAGGAGCGCACTTTCCTGCGTCGCTTCAAGGCTGCGACGGGCATGAAACCAATCGAATACGTACAGCACCTGCGGGTTGGCAAGGCGCGGGAATTGCTGGAGTTCACCCGTCGTTCCGTGGACCAGATCGCATGGTCAGTCGGATATGAAGATGCCGCCGCCTTCCGCCGCGTCTTTAACCGTGTCCTCGGCCTTTCGCCGGGAGAATATCGAAACCGCTTTTCAAGCAGTTCCGCCATGGCTGCCGCCTGA
- a CDS encoding LLM class flavin-dependent oxidoreductase — protein sequence MPLSHISHFAFLVPGNYLDDDPGRGIEETLGLFEVGEALGFHSAWVRQRHLERGVSSAATFLAAASQRTKRIGLGTAVIQLGYENPFRLAEDLATVDVLSRGRLNVGVSVGAPPFAHLISDYVDDAPEADYSHARAEKLAAALRSQPLSSDTEAGNAAGAQVPRLRPFAEGLTDRLWYGGGSQNSARWAGKAGFNLLTGNIVSGEDTDDFLTAQAALLSRFRREWAHERPPRVALGRVILPTDSASPATRRRYGEFVAERDKRTRAPHGARRTLFLPDIVGSTEKILETLSRDPVLPHVSELRLELPYEFQSEDYRQILSDFASILPQLNKNTSPLKVAG from the coding sequence ATGCCACTTTCCCATATTTCACACTTCGCCTTTCTCGTGCCCGGCAATTATCTGGACGACGATCCGGGGCGGGGGATCGAGGAAACACTGGGGCTTTTCGAGGTTGGCGAGGCGCTCGGATTTCATAGCGCCTGGGTTCGGCAGCGTCACTTGGAGCGAGGCGTATCCTCGGCGGCCACCTTTCTTGCCGCCGCGTCGCAGCGTACGAAACGGATTGGACTAGGCACCGCCGTCATTCAGCTGGGTTATGAGAACCCGTTTCGACTGGCCGAAGATCTGGCCACAGTTGATGTTCTCTCGCGTGGCCGGCTGAATGTTGGGGTGTCGGTTGGTGCGCCGCCTTTCGCACATCTCATCTCGGACTATGTAGACGACGCTCCCGAGGCGGATTACAGCCACGCCCGCGCCGAAAAGCTTGCCGCGGCGCTCAGGTCGCAACCCTTGTCCAGCGATACGGAGGCGGGTAATGCGGCCGGTGCGCAGGTCCCGCGTCTGCGGCCCTTTGCCGAGGGGCTAACAGACCGGCTGTGGTATGGCGGCGGATCCCAGAATTCCGCCCGCTGGGCCGGCAAGGCTGGGTTTAATCTCCTGACTGGAAATATCGTTAGTGGTGAAGATACCGACGATTTCCTGACGGCCCAGGCCGCTCTCCTTTCCCGCTTCAGGCGAGAATGGGCCCATGAGCGCCCGCCGCGTGTCGCTCTCGGCCGTGTGATCCTGCCGACCGACAGCGCCAGCCCCGCGACCCGGCGCCGGTACGGGGAGTTCGTTGCGGAGCGCGACAAGCGCACGCGCGCACCACATGGTGCACGCCGCACGCTTTTCCTGCCCGATATCGTCGGCTCTACCGAAAAGATCCTGGAAACTCTCTCGCGCGATCCGGTCTTGCCGCATGTCTCGGAGCTCCGCCTGGAGTTGCCTTACGAGTTCCAGTCTGAGGACTATCGTCAGATTCTATCTGACTTCGCTTCGATCCTGCCACAGCTCAATAAAAATACCTCGCCCTTGAAGGTAGCGGGCTGA
- a CDS encoding LLM class flavin-dependent oxidoreductase, protein MSRTGEFLWYIPNDVTAGHRGDAVSENHNSLDTLTNHATALEAHGWKGALLGTGWGRPDTFTVAAALAARTTTFEPLIAIRPGYWKPANLASAAATLDQLSDGRVRINVVSGRDKLAAYGDEEADQAQRYARTKEFMRLVRRLWTEESVTFNGDHFRVKNSTVLPRIAPRNDRPHPKLYFGGASDAAEQVAATEADVQLFWGEPLAGVRERIERLRHLSAALGRDLPPLQFGLRITTLVRETTAQAWRDAEAKVAEMAVSSGVRWNDHLQAIAVGQRRLLELHHQGDVLDDNLYTAPGKFGGGGAATTWLVGSAEDVAASLKKYQALGVSHFILSDTPYLKEIKRQGDALLPLLRD, encoded by the coding sequence ATGAGCAGAACGGGCGAATTTCTCTGGTACATTCCCAACGACGTCACGGCCGGCCACCGCGGCGACGCCGTCAGCGAAAATCACAACAGCCTGGATACATTAACGAACCATGCCACCGCTCTGGAGGCACACGGGTGGAAGGGCGCTCTACTCGGCACGGGTTGGGGGCGACCGGATACCTTCACGGTCGCGGCGGCGCTTGCGGCCCGCACCACCACCTTCGAGCCGCTGATAGCAATCCGCCCCGGTTACTGGAAGCCTGCCAATCTTGCATCCGCTGCCGCCACGCTTGATCAGCTCTCGGACGGAAGAGTGCGGATCAACGTCGTCTCCGGCCGGGACAAACTTGCGGCCTATGGCGACGAAGAGGCCGATCAGGCGCAACGCTATGCGCGTACGAAGGAATTCATGCGTCTGGTGCGGCGCCTTTGGACGGAAGAATCCGTTACGTTCAATGGTGACCATTTTCGAGTAAAGAACTCCACCGTCCTACCCCGCATCGCTCCACGCAACGACCGGCCGCACCCGAAACTTTATTTCGGCGGCGCCTCGGATGCGGCTGAGCAGGTTGCCGCAACCGAGGCCGACGTGCAGCTTTTCTGGGGGGAACCCCTTGCTGGCGTGCGCGAGCGGATCGAAAGGCTGAGGCACCTCAGCGCAGCACTCGGTCGGGATCTCCCGCCGCTGCAGTTCGGACTGCGTATTACCACCCTGGTGCGGGAAACAACGGCGCAGGCGTGGCGGGATGCAGAAGCGAAAGTTGCCGAGATGGCCGTCAGCAGCGGCGTCCGCTGGAACGACCACCTGCAGGCAATTGCGGTCGGCCAACGCCGCCTGCTGGAACTCCACCATCAAGGCGACGTGCTTGATGATAATCTTTACACGGCCCCGGGGAAATTCGGCGGCGGCGGCGCCGCAACGACGTGGCTGGTCGGTTCGGCGGAAGATGTCGCCGCATCGCTTAAAAAATACCAGGCGCTGGGCGTCAGCCATTTCATCCTTTCGGATACGCCATATCTGAAGGAAATAAAGCGGCAGGGCGACGCCCTCCTGCCGCTTCTGCGGGACTGA
- a CDS encoding alpha/beta hydrolase: protein MCTTLIVPGLNGSDEGHWQRHWLRDNPEATLVEQDDWQCPVLEDWIDRLETALATVDKAYIVAHSLGCLLVANAASRPFATKIKGALLVAPAHLDRVETMHPCIVRFGVFPRRRLTFPSLIVGSANDPYMNGEQLAQTARLWGSNVTNLGAAGHINIASGHGRWPEGYALFERLKTSVEATTPRPRPFSRTVGQGENLPADVGAS from the coding sequence ATGTGTACGACCTTGATTGTTCCCGGCTTGAACGGCTCGGATGAAGGGCATTGGCAACGGCACTGGTTGCGGGATAATCCCGAGGCCACGCTGGTCGAACAGGACGATTGGCAGTGCCCTGTCCTTGAAGACTGGATAGACCGTCTGGAAACAGCGCTAGCAACGGTGGATAAGGCATACATCGTTGCCCATAGCCTTGGTTGCCTGCTGGTGGCGAACGCGGCTTCACGGCCCTTCGCCACCAAGATCAAGGGAGCGCTTCTCGTTGCGCCTGCCCATCTCGATCGCGTTGAGACGATGCATCCCTGCATCGTCCGCTTTGGCGTTTTTCCGAGACGGCGGCTCACCTTCCCAAGCCTTATCGTGGGTAGCGCGAACGATCCATATATGAATGGCGAGCAGCTTGCGCAGACCGCGCGACTGTGGGGCAGCAATGTTACCAATCTTGGTGCGGCCGGGCATATCAACATCGCAAGCGGCCATGGGCGGTGGCCTGAAGGTTATGCTCTTTTTGAGCGATTGAAGACGAGCGTGGAGGCGACAACGCCGAGGCCCCGGCCGTTCTCAAGAACGGTGGGACAGGGCGAGAATTTGCCGGCTGACGTTGGAGCGTCCTGA
- the ssuD gene encoding FMNH2-dependent alkanesulfonate monooxygenase produces MSTRDNPLDFLWFIPSSGDGSYLGSDDLSRPSDPGYFREIAQAADRLGYSGVLIPTGVACEESFILAANLAAYTEKLKFLVAIRPGVASPAYYARLASTLDRVSHGRLLLNIVVGGSAQELAGDGIFLPHDERYDHADEFFQVFNSLIETGKAHLDGNYIKAIDAKLGLPPVQEPRPPLYFGGSSDAGIEFSSGLADKYLTWGEPPAQVAEKIAKVRAAAAKKGREVTFGIRLHFIVRETDEEAWADADKLISKLSDETIASAQEVFSKASDSVGQARMQALHNGRRDKLEVSPNLWAGIGLVRSGAGTALVGSPKTVAARLKEYQELGIDTVIASGYPHLEEAYRISELLFPEIGLAGPRNEIRSSFGAKQAFGGGGHGGNVKLVSGS; encoded by the coding sequence ATGAGCACGCGCGATAACCCTCTCGATTTTTTATGGTTCATACCCTCGTCAGGCGATGGCAGCTATCTCGGCTCGGACGATCTGTCGCGCCCTTCTGACCCTGGCTATTTCCGTGAAATTGCGCAGGCCGCCGACCGGCTTGGTTATTCCGGCGTCCTTATTCCTACTGGCGTTGCATGTGAGGAATCCTTCATCCTGGCGGCTAATCTTGCCGCTTATACCGAAAAACTGAAGTTCCTCGTCGCCATTCGCCCGGGCGTGGCATCACCTGCCTATTATGCGCGGCTTGCCTCCACGCTCGATCGCGTTTCCCACGGCCGACTGCTGCTCAACATCGTGGTCGGCGGCAGCGCGCAGGAACTGGCCGGTGACGGCATTTTCCTGCCACATGATGAGCGTTACGATCACGCCGACGAGTTCTTCCAGGTGTTCAATTCGCTGATCGAGACCGGCAAGGCACACCTCGATGGAAACTACATCAAGGCGATCGACGCAAAGCTTGGCCTACCGCCGGTGCAGGAGCCGCGCCCGCCGCTTTATTTCGGCGGCTCTTCCGATGCCGGCATCGAGTTTTCGTCTGGTCTTGCCGATAAGTACCTGACCTGGGGCGAGCCGCCGGCGCAGGTGGCGGAGAAAATTGCCAAGGTGCGCGCTGCCGCCGCCAAGAAGGGACGGGAGGTGACCTTCGGTATCCGTTTGCATTTCATCGTGCGTGAGACTGACGAGGAAGCCTGGGCCGATGCGGACAAGCTGATTTCAAAGCTTTCCGACGAGACGATCGCCTCCGCTCAGGAGGTTTTCTCCAAGGCATCGGATTCCGTCGGGCAGGCGAGGATGCAGGCGCTTCACAATGGTCGGCGCGACAAGCTGGAAGTGTCTCCCAACTTGTGGGCGGGGATTGGCCTCGTGCGGTCTGGCGCGGGTACCGCGCTGGTCGGATCACCAAAGACGGTGGCAGCGCGGCTTAAGGAATATCAGGAACTCGGCATCGATACGGTCATTGCTTCCGGCTATCCTCACCTGGAAGAAGCCTATCGCATCTCTGAACTTCTGTTTCCGGAGATCGGCCTTGCGGGACCGCGAAATGAAATCCGATCTTCCTTTGGCGCCAAGCAGGCGTTCGGTGGCGGCGGCCACGGCGGTAATGTGAAGCTGGTCTCGGGGTCCTGA